The segment CCTTTTCATCTTCTACTATTAAAACTCGCGATTGCATATTTTGATTCCTTTATGCACCCAATTTGACTTTATCAGTTTGTGAGGACTGATAAGAAGAGTACTTCGTTTCAACTTTTTGCGGATTTCTATTTTGATCATAATAACCAAGAACCTTATATGTTTTAAGGGCTTCCTTTTTTCCTTTTACTGAGGTATCACCAACTTTTTCAAAAATAAAATTCTTTTCAGTCTTTTGAAATATTCTCTCACTCACTAAAAAATCTGTTCCGTGTGCTTTCGTACTCGATTCAATTCTAGAAGCAGTATTAACGACGTCTCCTATAACAGTATACTCCATTCTTTCATTTGATCCTATCGTTCCAGAAACAACTTCTCCATAGTGAAGTCCCATACCCATAATGATTGGATTCCTTTTTGTAGATATTCTTAAATGATTAAATTTTGCTAATTCAATTCTCATTTTCAAACAAGCACTTACTGCATTTTGACAATCAGCTTCGTGCGACTTTGGCACTCCCCAAACTGCCATTATTGCATCTCCAACGAATTTATCTACAACTCCTCCATATTCGTTAATAATTCCAACCATAATCTCAAAATAAGCATTCAGCATATTCACGACTTCTTCTGGAGAATTATTTTCACTGTAATCCGTAAAACCTCGAATATCTGAAAAAAATATCACTACTTCTTTTTTCTCACCTTCCCTATTTAATGGGTTACTCAGAATTTCTTCCGCTACACTAGATCCATGAAACTTACTGAACATGTTTTTTATTTTATCTCTTTCTTTTAATCCCTCAAGCATTAAATCAAATGACTTAGCAAGCTCACCAATTTCATCATTGGCAGAAACAACATTTTCAACTTCAATATCAAAATTTCCTGCAGCAATTTTTTTTGTAATCTCTACAAGCTTTTCTATAGGCCTAGTCAAACCCGTTGAAAAAATAAAAATGACAAAAAAACTCACAGATAAAATTATTCCTAAAGTAAAAAAAGTATAGGATTTCACAAACTGCGCAGGGGCCTTGATTAGATTTTTAGGAGTCAATGTAAAAAGAACGAGATCACTTAGTCCCTTAGCATGAGTAGAAATGTATTCTTTTGAATCACTCATTGTGACATATTTTTGCTTGATCTTAATTTTTGCTTCACTGGCCTCTTGATATAGTTTTGTATAGGGAAATTTTGCATTTTTTACAACATTTTCCTCGTTTTTATCTCCAATAACCCTTCCATTCCCATCAACCAGAAACATTTGTATTGGACCTTCAATTTTAAATGCTTTCTTCAACTGACCCATATAGATTATTGCCGTCACAATATGCCTATAATTGCCCGTTTTTTTTTCTTTCAAAATTGGAAAATCTATTCTTAACAATGGAGCTTTTTTCACTTCATTTGAAGCATTAATAATTGAAACTTTTCCAGTTAAAGTATCTACATCCTTAACATTATTTCTAAAAAGTACATCATTTATATCCTCAAGCTCAAGACCATTATCTTTTGCAAGACGATGATTAAATTTATCTTTCAATGACTCAAAGCTCCCAAATTTATGTTCTTTTACAACTAAATAAAGAAGATCTTTTTCAAAATCAAATGAATCAGTTGCAGGTAACTCTTCATTCACACTTTGATCTTCTCTAATTGATTCAATGGCAAAAAGTCTCATTTTATCAATGTGATTGTTTATAATTCCTTCCACCTGATCAAGCTTTGAAGTTGTTAAACTTAGGCTATTAAACTCTTCCCTCTGCGAAGACATTTCTTCATAAAAAGTTGAACTTTGCCAAGCTGTGACACCTCCAATTACTCCCAAAAGAATAAAAGAAAGTATTGTAATTTTTGCAAAAATTGGCAGGCGTAAACCTCTCATAGGACTCCAAAATAACGCAACAATTCAAAACTTATTCGGTTTTACTCAAAATGTTTAAAATTAAACAGCATCTAAAGATTAAA is part of the Halobacteriovoraceae bacterium genome and harbors:
- a CDS encoding adenylate/guanylate cyclase domain-containing protein encodes the protein MRGLRLPIFAKITILSFILLGVIGGVTAWQSSTFYEEMSSQREEFNSLSLTTSKLDQVEGIINNHIDKMRLFAIESIREDQSVNEELPATDSFDFEKDLLYLVVKEHKFGSFESLKDKFNHRLAKDNGLELEDINDVLFRNNVKDVDTLTGKVSIINASNEVKKAPLLRIDFPILKEKKTGNYRHIVTAIIYMGQLKKAFKIEGPIQMFLVDGNGRVIGDKNEENVVKNAKFPYTKLYQEASEAKIKIKQKYVTMSDSKEYISTHAKGLSDLVLFTLTPKNLIKAPAQFVKSYTFFTLGIILSVSFFVIFIFSTGLTRPIEKLVEITKKIAAGNFDIEVENVVSANDEIGELAKSFDLMLEGLKERDKIKNMFSKFHGSSVAEEILSNPLNREGEKKEVVIFFSDIRGFTDYSENNSPEEVVNMLNAYFEIMVGIINEYGGVVDKFVGDAIMAVWGVPKSHEADCQNAVSACLKMRIELAKFNHLRISTKRNPIIMGMGLHYGEVVSGTIGSNERMEYTVIGDVVNTASRIESSTKAHGTDFLVSERIFQKTEKNFIFEKVGDTSVKGKKEALKTYKVLGYYDQNRNPQKVETKYSSYQSSQTDKVKLGA